Proteins from a genomic interval of Pogoniulus pusillus isolate bPogPus1 chromosome 30, bPogPus1.pri, whole genome shotgun sequence:
- the SERPIND1 gene encoding heparin cofactor 2: protein MKLLFHVLAFAVIITSTFGGVKDFTEHFESLKTAQAGENGTYDMPDFPPEFHRENTITNDLIAEEEEEEDYLDLDKILGEDDYGDIIDAGPYMVSEVQQGNILELFQGKTRIQRLNILNANFGFNLYRSVADKANSSDNILMAPVGISTAMAMISLGLKGQTQQEVLSVLGFQDFINASSKYELMTVHNLFRKLTHRLFRRNFGYTLRSVNDLYIQKDFSILNDFRSNMKTFYFADAQPANFSDPNFITKTNERISKLTKGLIKEALENVNPTTLMMILNCLYFKGTWENKFPVEMTTKRSFRLNEKQTIKVPMMQTKGTFLAAADPELDCGVIQLPFVGNISMLIVLPHKLSGMKALEKQIIPQVVEKWQKSMTNRTREVVLPKFKLEKSYNLIGYLKSMGIEELFSGNGDYSGIAEEKVTIDRFNHQGTITVNEEGTEAAAVTTVGFMPLSTQIRFIVDRPFLFLIYEHRTSCLLFMGRVVNPATS, encoded by the exons ATGAAGCTCCTGTTTCATGTGCTTGCCTTTGCTGTCATCATAACCTCCACGTTTGGGGGAGTCAAGGACTTCACTGAGCATTTTGAGAGCCTTAAAACTGCGCAGGCAGGTGAAAATGGGACCTATGACATGCCAGACTTCCCCCCGGAGTTCCACAGGGAGAACACCATCACTAATGACTTGattgctgaggaggaggaggaagaggactaCCTAGACCTTGACAAGATATTGGGGGAAGATGACTACGGTGACATCATCGACGCTGGCCCGTACATGGTttctgaagttcagcaaggaaaTATCCTTGAGCTGTTCCAGGGCAAAACCAGAATCCAGCGCCTCAACATCCTCAACGCCAACTTCGGCTTCAACCTCTACCGCAGCGTGGCAGACAAAGCCAACTCTTCAGACAACATCCTCATGGCCCCTGTGGGCATTTCCACTGCCATGGCAATGATTTCTCTGGGGCTGAAGGGTCAAACCCAGCAGGAAGTGCTGTCAGTTCTCGGCTTCCAAGACTTCATTAACGCCAGCAGCAAGTACGAGCTGATGACCGTTCACAACCTCTTCCGCAAGCTCACTCACAGGCTCTTCAGGCGCAACTTCGGTTACACGCTGAGGTCTGTCAATGATCTTTACATCCAGAAGGACTTCTCCATCCTGAATGACTTCAGAAGCAACATGAAAACCTTCTACTTTGCTGATGCCCAACCAGCTAATTTTTCTGATCCCAACTTCATCACTAAAACCAACGAACGCATCTCGAAGCTGACCAAGGGATTAATAAAGGAAGCTCTGGAGAACGTAAACCCCACCACGCTGATGATGATTCTCAACTGTCTTTACTTCAAAG GAACTTGGGAGAATAAGTTCCCAGTGGAAATGACAACCAAGAGAAGCTTCCGCCTGAACGAGAAGCAAACCATAAAGGTTCCCATGATGCAGACTAAAGGAACctttctggctgctgcagaCCCCGAGCTGGACTGCGGCGTGATCCAGCTGCCCTTCGTGGGGAACATCAGCATGCTGATTGTGCTCCCACACAAACTCTCTGGCATGAAAGCCCTAGAAAAGCAGATAATACCTCAAGTGGTGGAAAAATGGCAGAAGAGCATGACTAACAG AACAAGAGAAGTGGTTCTGCCTAAATTTAAGCTGGAGAAGAGTTATAACTTGATTGGTTATCTGAAATCCATGGGAATAGAAGAACTGTTCAGTGGAAACGGCGACTACTCCGGCATCGCAGAGGAGAAAGTCACCATCGACAGG TTCAATCACCAAGGCACAATAACTGTGAATGAGGAaggcacagaggctgcagcagtgacCACCGTGGGGTTCATGCCTCTCTCCACCCAGATTCGCTTCATCGTCGACCGCCCCTTCTTGTTCCTCATCTACGAGCACCGCaccagctgcctcctcttcatggGCAGAGTTGTCAACCCAGCCACCTCTTAA